A section of the Malus sylvestris chromosome 17, drMalSylv7.2, whole genome shotgun sequence genome encodes:
- the LOC126610832 gene encoding ras-related protein Rab7 gives MASRRRMLLKVIILGDSGVGKTSLMNQYVNRKFSNQYKATIGADFLTKEVQFEDRLFTLQIWDTAGQERFQSLGVAFYRGADCCVLVYDVNVMKSFDNLNNWREEFLIQASPSDPENFPFVVLGNKIDVDGGNSRVVSEKKAKAWCASKGNIPYFETSAKEGFNVDDAFQCIAKNALKNEPEEEIYLPDTIDVAGGGRQQRSTGCEC, from the exons ATGGCTTCTCGTAGGCGCATGCTTCTGAAGGTCATTATCCTCGGTGACAGCGG GGTGGGGAAGACGTCGCTGATGAATCA GTATGTGAATCGCAAGTTTAGCAATCAGTACAAGGCGACAATTGGAGCCGATTTTCTGACCAAGGAGGTTCAGTTTGAGGATAGGTTGTTCACGCTGCAG ATTTGGGATACTGCTGGTCAAGAAAGGTTTCAGAGTCTTGGTGTGGCTTTCTATCGTGGTGCAGATTGCTGTGTCCTCGTGTATGATGTGAATGTCATGAAATCATTTGATAATCTTAACAACTGGAGGGAAGAATTTCTGATTCAG GCCAGTCCATCTGACCCTGAGAACTTCCCATTTGTTGTGTTGGGAAACAAGATTGATGTTGATGGCGGAAATAGTCGAGTG GTGTCTGAAAAGAAAGCAAAGGCCTGGTGCGCTTCCAAGGGAAACATACCGTACTTTGAGACTTCTGCAAAAGAGGGCTTCAATGTGGATGATGCTTTCCAGTGCATAGCCAAAAACGCACTGAAGAATGAACCTGAAGAAGAAAT ATACCTTCCGGACACAATTGACGTTGCTGGCGGAGGGAGGCAGCAAAGATCTACTGGCTGTGAATGTTGA
- the LOC126610831 gene encoding proline-rich receptor-like protein kinase PERK1 isoform X1, with the protein MSAPSPATKSTSPPPPSPATTATSPTPPTTNATAPTPPSTTNDSTPSPPPPTVTASAPTASPPPPQPASNSPGLPTNPNLGVILGVVIGGFCTLLVVGIFFLFYRRRKRRQARAQESGNYPEEPKNDFGGPPQHSQHNYVPPPAQKVELFPKPTHPPVPSSSSTSSSLGSEKPPSVASSGFAFGSSQITFTYEELAMATNGFSNVNLLGQGGFGYVHKGVLPNGKVVAIKQLKAGSGQGEREFQAEIEVISRVHHRHLVSLVGYCISGVQRLLVYEFVPNNTLEFHLHGKGRPTMDWPTRLKIALGSAKGLAYLHEDCQPKIIHRDIKAANILLDHHFEAKVADFGLAKLSLDTDTHVSTRVMGTFGYLAPEYASSGKLTEKSDVFSYGVVLLELITGRQPIDKTQTFTDDSMVEWARPLLAQALETGNFDALVDVRLQNDYNTSEMASMLACAAACVRHSGRRRPRMSQVVRALEGNLSPDELNEGIIPGQSTVFSYGSSEYNASEYKEDLNKFRKLALESQEQGTSENSGPSSDFGLLQSTSSGEGPQTTRELELGKTKKNTQDLE; encoded by the exons ATGTCGGCGCCGTCTCCGGCGACCAAGTCCACGTcgcctcctcctccttcacCTGCGACTACCGCCACCTCACCAACTCCTCCTACGACCAACGCCACCGCGCCAACTCCTCCTTCGACGACCAACGACTCCACACCTTCTCCACCTCCTCCAACAGTGACAGCGTCAGCGCCGACCGCGTCTCCGCCACCTCCGCAACCTGCGTCTAATTCGCCGGGATTGCCGACGAACCCAAACTTGGGGGTTATATTGGGGGTTGTGATTGGAGGGTTTTGTACGCTACTTGTGGTGggcattttcttccttttctacAGAAGGCGAAAGAGGCGGCAGGCGAGAGCGCAGGAGTCGGGCAACTATCCAGAAGAACCCAAAA ATGATTTTGGTGGTCCACCTCAGCATTCGCAACATAATTATGTTCCTCCACCAGCACAAAAAGTAGAACTGTTTCCAAAGCCTACTCATCCCCCAGTAccatcttcaagttcaactagtAGCAGCTTGGGCTCTGAGAAACCACCCTCAGTAGCATCATCTGGCTTTGCCTTTGGATCGTCACAAATCACATTTACATACGAAGAATTGGCGATGGCAACAAATGGTTTCTCCAATGTCAATCTCCTTGGTCAAGGAGGATTTGGATATGTTCATAAAGGAGTCCTACCAAATGGGAAAGTGGTTGCAATTAAGCAGCTGAAAGCTGGGAGTGGGCAAGGGGAGCGTGAATTCCAAGCAGAGATTGAAGTTATTAGTCGTGTCCATCATAGACATCTTGTTTCACTGGTTGGATACTGCATTAGTGGGGTCCAGAGGTTGCTTGTTTACGAGTTCGTTCCAAACAATACCCTGGAATTTCATCTGCATG GAAAGGGGAGACCAACTATGGATTGGCCAACTAGATTGAAAATCGCCCTAGGTTCTGCAAAAGGATTGGCATATCTCCATGAGGACT GTCAACCCAAGATCATACACCGTGACATCAAGGCAGCTAATATTCTTCTTGATCATCACTTTGAGGCAAAG GTTGCAGATTTTGGACTTGCCAAGTTGTCTTTAGATACAGATACTCATGTTTCCACAAGGGTCATGGGAACTTTTGG TTACTTAGCTCCTGAATATGCATCTAGCGGAAAGCTCACTGAGAAGTCAGATGTCTTTTCGTATGGGGTTGTACTTTTGGAGTTGATAACTGGACGCCAACCCATTGATAAAACTCAAACCTTCACTGATGATAGCATGGTCGAGTGG GCGAGGCCTTTGCTTGCGCAAGCATTGGAAACAGGCAACTTTGATGCTCTTGTTGACGTAAGGTTGCAGAATGATTACAACACCAGTGAAATGGCCTCTATGCTTGCTTGCGCTGCTGCTTGCGTGCGTCATTCTGGCCGACGTCGGCCGCGAATGAGCCAG GTGGTTCGAGCATTGGAAGGAAATCTTTCTCCAGATGAGTTAAATGAGGGAATTATACCGGGTCAAAGTACGGTATTCAGTTATGGAAGCTCAGAGTACAATGCTAGTGAGTACAAGGAAGATTTGAATAAATTCAGAAAACTAGCACTAGAAAGCCAAGAGCAAGGGACCAGTGAGAACAGTGGACCTAGCAGTGATTTTGGCCTGCTCCAGTCTACCTCAAGTGGTGAAGGCCCACAAACCACCCGAGAGCTGGAACTcgggaaaacaaagaaaaacaccCAAGATCTTGAGTGA
- the LOC126610831 gene encoding proline-rich receptor-like protein kinase PERK1 isoform X2 has protein sequence MSAPSPATKSTSPPPPSPATTATAPTPPSTTNDSTPSPPPPTVTASAPTASPPPPQPASNSPGLPTNPNLGVILGVVIGGFCTLLVVGIFFLFYRRRKRRQARAQESGNYPEEPKNDFGGPPQHSQHNYVPPPAQKVELFPKPTHPPVPSSSSTSSSLGSEKPPSVASSGFAFGSSQITFTYEELAMATNGFSNVNLLGQGGFGYVHKGVLPNGKVVAIKQLKAGSGQGEREFQAEIEVISRVHHRHLVSLVGYCISGVQRLLVYEFVPNNTLEFHLHGKGRPTMDWPTRLKIALGSAKGLAYLHEDCQPKIIHRDIKAANILLDHHFEAKVADFGLAKLSLDTDTHVSTRVMGTFGYLAPEYASSGKLTEKSDVFSYGVVLLELITGRQPIDKTQTFTDDSMVEWARPLLAQALETGNFDALVDVRLQNDYNTSEMASMLACAAACVRHSGRRRPRMSQVVRALEGNLSPDELNEGIIPGQSTVFSYGSSEYNASEYKEDLNKFRKLALESQEQGTSENSGPSSDFGLLQSTSSGEGPQTTRELELGKTKKNTQDLE, from the exons ATGTCGGCGCCGTCTCCGGCGACCAAGTCCACGTcgcctcctcctccttcacCTGCGACTACCGCCAC CGCGCCAACTCCTCCTTCGACGACCAACGACTCCACACCTTCTCCACCTCCTCCAACAGTGACAGCGTCAGCGCCGACCGCGTCTCCGCCACCTCCGCAACCTGCGTCTAATTCGCCGGGATTGCCGACGAACCCAAACTTGGGGGTTATATTGGGGGTTGTGATTGGAGGGTTTTGTACGCTACTTGTGGTGggcattttcttccttttctacAGAAGGCGAAAGAGGCGGCAGGCGAGAGCGCAGGAGTCGGGCAACTATCCAGAAGAACCCAAAA ATGATTTTGGTGGTCCACCTCAGCATTCGCAACATAATTATGTTCCTCCACCAGCACAAAAAGTAGAACTGTTTCCAAAGCCTACTCATCCCCCAGTAccatcttcaagttcaactagtAGCAGCTTGGGCTCTGAGAAACCACCCTCAGTAGCATCATCTGGCTTTGCCTTTGGATCGTCACAAATCACATTTACATACGAAGAATTGGCGATGGCAACAAATGGTTTCTCCAATGTCAATCTCCTTGGTCAAGGAGGATTTGGATATGTTCATAAAGGAGTCCTACCAAATGGGAAAGTGGTTGCAATTAAGCAGCTGAAAGCTGGGAGTGGGCAAGGGGAGCGTGAATTCCAAGCAGAGATTGAAGTTATTAGTCGTGTCCATCATAGACATCTTGTTTCACTGGTTGGATACTGCATTAGTGGGGTCCAGAGGTTGCTTGTTTACGAGTTCGTTCCAAACAATACCCTGGAATTTCATCTGCATG GAAAGGGGAGACCAACTATGGATTGGCCAACTAGATTGAAAATCGCCCTAGGTTCTGCAAAAGGATTGGCATATCTCCATGAGGACT GTCAACCCAAGATCATACACCGTGACATCAAGGCAGCTAATATTCTTCTTGATCATCACTTTGAGGCAAAG GTTGCAGATTTTGGACTTGCCAAGTTGTCTTTAGATACAGATACTCATGTTTCCACAAGGGTCATGGGAACTTTTGG TTACTTAGCTCCTGAATATGCATCTAGCGGAAAGCTCACTGAGAAGTCAGATGTCTTTTCGTATGGGGTTGTACTTTTGGAGTTGATAACTGGACGCCAACCCATTGATAAAACTCAAACCTTCACTGATGATAGCATGGTCGAGTGG GCGAGGCCTTTGCTTGCGCAAGCATTGGAAACAGGCAACTTTGATGCTCTTGTTGACGTAAGGTTGCAGAATGATTACAACACCAGTGAAATGGCCTCTATGCTTGCTTGCGCTGCTGCTTGCGTGCGTCATTCTGGCCGACGTCGGCCGCGAATGAGCCAG GTGGTTCGAGCATTGGAAGGAAATCTTTCTCCAGATGAGTTAAATGAGGGAATTATACCGGGTCAAAGTACGGTATTCAGTTATGGAAGCTCAGAGTACAATGCTAGTGAGTACAAGGAAGATTTGAATAAATTCAGAAAACTAGCACTAGAAAGCCAAGAGCAAGGGACCAGTGAGAACAGTGGACCTAGCAGTGATTTTGGCCTGCTCCAGTCTACCTCAAGTGGTGAAGGCCCACAAACCACCCGAGAGCTGGAACTcgggaaaacaaagaaaaacaccCAAGATCTTGAGTGA